A window of Sphingobacterium sp. SRCM116780 contains these coding sequences:
- a CDS encoding sensor histidine kinase, whose protein sequence is MRKRSIVLIISLMTLALLGVAAMQFYFIRESYRQKSQLFDESVNASLTAVAGKIERREVVDFAKVQQQTNIKKYQFEQEKQRHLAELLKLQREVEQLRADQYAIKEKFKEAEDQLKETFPSVISIENSFYETYINRKSKENVLSIDVIKYNSPDHFVKEYVEIGATKFLPKVNAKDDSARFVIPTIDPVLKKAIEYKIATLPPRSDKNISKKIIEIENKLEKMSGQSLIGSGKNVFDTIAAIGGKRSGIVEDVAIGLELSKRPFRDRLNINLIQDLLKEELATRDIKYPFNIEVRDSSNIVFNIQTINNIHNPNKITRYSTALFKGDIGAPPGKLSVYFPRKSAIIVDNMSYLLLPTLALFFLLIGCFAYTLLIIFRQKKVSEMKTDFINNMTHEFKTPVATIMIASESLRDPEIISDERRVKRLANIIYDENVRLGNHIERVLDIARLEKETLKLEKTAIHINDLLSAVLDSMQLQLQKVGGIFEHHLDAKNDVVVGDELHLSNVFFNLVDNAIKYSKENPHIIVKTKNSKDNIQISIIDNGIGMSKDYLLKIFDQFYRIPTGNIHNVKGFGLGLSYVYDIIKRMNGKITVKSDKDKGTQFDITLPIKIKN, encoded by the coding sequence ATGAGAAAAAGAAGCATAGTTTTAATCATTAGCCTGATGACCCTTGCCCTATTAGGGGTGGCGGCTATGCAATTCTATTTTATACGAGAATCTTATCGTCAAAAATCGCAGCTTTTTGATGAATCGGTCAATGCTTCATTAACCGCTGTTGCAGGTAAAATAGAGCGTCGTGAGGTTGTTGATTTTGCGAAAGTGCAGCAGCAAACGAATATCAAGAAATATCAATTCGAACAAGAAAAACAAAGACACTTAGCGGAACTGTTAAAACTGCAACGAGAGGTTGAACAACTCCGGGCTGATCAATATGCCATAAAGGAAAAATTTAAAGAAGCAGAAGACCAGTTAAAAGAAACATTTCCAAGTGTAATTTCTATTGAGAATTCTTTTTATGAAACGTACATCAATCGTAAAAGTAAAGAAAACGTACTGAGTATTGATGTCATTAAGTACAACAGCCCTGACCATTTTGTGAAAGAATATGTGGAGATAGGGGCCACAAAATTTTTACCAAAAGTAAATGCTAAAGATGATAGTGCTCGATTTGTTATTCCTACTATCGACCCTGTTTTAAAAAAAGCTATCGAATATAAAATTGCCACTTTACCACCACGATCGGATAAGAATATTTCTAAAAAAATAATAGAAATCGAAAACAAGCTTGAAAAGATGAGTGGTCAAAGCTTGATCGGTTCAGGAAAAAATGTCTTTGACACCATCGCAGCAATTGGAGGTAAGAGAAGTGGAATCGTTGAGGATGTGGCCATTGGTTTGGAATTATCAAAACGTCCGTTTAGAGATCGTTTAAACATTAATCTCATCCAAGATTTGTTAAAGGAAGAATTGGCGACAAGAGATATAAAATATCCTTTTAATATTGAAGTTCGGGATAGCAGTAATATTGTTTTCAATATTCAGACCATCAACAACATTCATAATCCAAATAAAATAACACGTTATTCAACGGCACTTTTCAAAGGTGATATTGGTGCTCCTCCAGGGAAATTAAGTGTATACTTTCCACGAAAAAGCGCTATCATCGTCGATAATATGAGCTATCTTCTTTTACCAACTTTAGCCTTATTTTTTTTACTAATTGGTTGTTTTGCCTATACCCTCTTGATTATATTTAGACAGAAAAAAGTTTCAGAAATGAAGACTGATTTCATTAATAATATGACGCATGAATTCAAAACTCCTGTTGCGACTATTATGATTGCTAGTGAATCTTTACGCGATCCGGAGATCATTTCTGATGAGCGAAGAGTGAAACGTTTAGCAAATATCATCTACGATGAAAATGTGCGGTTGGGAAATCATATTGAACGTGTTTTAGATATTGCCCGTCTGGAGAAAGAAACCTTGAAACTAGAAAAAACTGCTATTCATATCAATGACTTATTATCAGCAGTACTCGATAGCATGCAACTCCAATTGCAAAAGGTTGGTGGTATTTTTGAACATCATTTAGACGCAAAAAACGATGTTGTTGTTGGAGATGAGCTTCATCTGTCGAACGTTTTTTTCAATTTGGTTGACAACGCCATCAAATACAGCAAGGAAAATCCACATATCATTGTAAAAACAAAAAATTCCAAAGATAATATTCAAATCTCGATCATTGATAACGGTATTGGGATGTCGAAAGACTATTTACTAAAAATATTTGATCAGTTTTATCGCATTCCTACAGGAAACATTCATAATGTAAAAGGTTTTGGCTTGGGGCTTTCTTATGTGTATGACATCATCAAAAGAATGAATGGAAAAATCACTGTAAAAAGTGATAAGGATAAGGGCACGCAGTTTGATATTACGCTGCCTATAAAAATTAAAAATTAA
- a CDS encoding response regulator transcription factor has product MQKILLAEDDPNLGDLLKDYLELKGKFDVTLCTDGEEAVNQFRKSTYDLCILDVMMPKKDGFTVGREIRKINNTTPIIFATAKGMMEDKTEAFELGGDDYIIKPFRVEELLLRINALLKRIVREKDDQVVSDKFEIGEYFFDYTSQQIAHKGLQQKLSTKEAELLRLLCLKKNDVLTREEALLKIWHDDNYFTGRSMDVFLSKLRKYLRDDPKVEIVNVHGKGYKLLVS; this is encoded by the coding sequence ATGCAGAAGATACTATTAGCAGAAGACGATCCAAACTTAGGGGATTTATTAAAAGATTATTTAGAACTTAAAGGTAAATTTGATGTCACACTTTGCACTGATGGTGAAGAGGCTGTGAATCAGTTTCGCAAAAGCACATATGATCTTTGCATCCTGGATGTCATGATGCCAAAAAAAGATGGCTTTACTGTAGGTCGAGAAATAAGAAAAATAAACAATACAACTCCTATTATTTTCGCTACCGCGAAAGGCATGATGGAAGATAAGACGGAAGCTTTTGAACTTGGTGGGGATGATTATATTATCAAACCTTTTCGTGTCGAAGAACTTCTACTACGCATCAATGCTTTACTCAAACGCATAGTAAGAGAAAAAGATGATCAGGTTGTCAGCGATAAATTTGAAATCGGTGAATATTTCTTCGATTATACGAGTCAACAAATTGCCCACAAAGGACTTCAACAAAAGCTATCGACAAAAGAGGCTGAATTACTTCGACTACTTTGTTTAAAGAAAAATGATGTCTTAACTCGAGAGGAGGCATTGTTAAAAATATGGCATGATGACAACTACTTCACTGGGAGAAGTATGGATGTTTTTTTAAGTAAGTTACGTAAGTATCTTCGAGATGATCCTAAAGTTGAAATTGTTAATGTGCATGGCAAAGGTTACAAATTATTAGTAAGCTAA
- a CDS encoding phosphatase PAP2 family protein, translating to MKIKLSFVIFLYLCLGFIGLEVYAQENIVVNDSIAHQTIFQKIPYKQIVVPAALMTYGIISLNSPYLKHKNEQINDGINNDPSKTFKIDNVTLFIPSAAVYGLDLIGVKSKHNFKERLFVSAVSHAITLSTVYAIKHTTPTWRPDLADQESFPSGHTAVAFTGAEMLWQEYKDQSIWYGIAGYTIAAGTGYLRMYNHKHWFSDVAMGAGIGMMGTKIAYWLLPLVDKHLQSNTSTSLTMVAPFYNGKQAGLVTSFQF from the coding sequence ATGAAAATAAAATTATCCTTTGTTATCTTTCTTTATTTATGTTTAGGCTTTATCGGTCTAGAGGTTTATGCACAAGAAAACATTGTTGTCAACGATTCTATTGCTCATCAAACGATCTTTCAAAAAATACCTTATAAGCAAATTGTCGTACCAGCGGCTTTGATGACATATGGAATTATCTCCTTGAACAGCCCTTATTTAAAGCATAAAAATGAGCAGATAAACGATGGGATTAACAATGATCCGTCAAAGACATTCAAGATCGATAATGTAACGCTATTTATTCCTTCTGCTGCGGTATATGGTCTTGATCTAATTGGTGTAAAAAGTAAGCACAATTTTAAAGAACGTTTATTTGTTAGTGCTGTTTCACATGCCATTACCTTGTCAACAGTTTACGCCATTAAACATACAACCCCAACTTGGAGACCTGATCTTGCTGATCAAGAATCCTTTCCTTCAGGACATACTGCAGTAGCTTTTACTGGTGCTGAAATGTTATGGCAAGAGTATAAAGACCAATCTATTTGGTATGGAATTGCCGGTTACACGATCGCTGCAGGAACAGGCTATCTGAGAATGTACAACCACAAACATTGGTTTTCCGATGTTGCCATGGGCGCAGGTATTGGTATGATGGGTACCAAGATTGCTTATTGGTTGTTACCTTTAGTGGATAAACATTTACAGTCGAACACATCCACTTCTTTAACAATGGTCGCTCCGTTTTATAATGGAAAACAAGCTGGTCTTGTGACAAGTTTTCAGTTTTAA
- the metE gene encoding 5-methyltetrahydropteroyltriglutamate--homocysteine S-methyltransferase: MLLTNNLGYPRVGAFRELKKANEAYWAKKISAQELLQAGQKIREGNWKTQKDAGIDLIPSNDFSFYDQVLDLTLTLGAIPAQYQSLLNNEDKGYNLDLYFAMARGFQQDGVDVTAMEMTKWFDTNYHYIVPEFVKNQEFKLTSEKFLNEYNEAKSLGIETKPVLIGPITYLLLGKEKETGFNRIDLIDKLVPVYEEILGKLAAAGAKYVQIDEPFLALDIDAATRALYTSVFTKLAAAAKDIKIIITTYFEALRDNEETALNLPVYALHVDLVRGENQLDTILAKVPASLTLSLGVVEGRNIWKNDYVKSLGQIKKAVDALGKDRVLVGPSSSLLHVPFDLDNEDNEESLPKEVKNWLAFAKQKLAEVKDLAVLAEGEVDAKTAERFEANKAAAEDRRTSSLIHKPEVKERTANITDDDAKRTSTFLARKEAQQAKFNLPAFPTTTIGSFPQTKDVRKWRADLKKGAISQEQYDKEIAEETERTIRLQEQLDIDVLVHGEFERNDMVEYFGEQLAGYAFTKNGWVQSYGSRCVKPPVIYGDVYRPADMTVRWSSYAQTLTNRPVKGMLTGPVTILQWSFVRNDQPRSTTTYQIALAILDEVQALEKAGIKIIQIDEPAIREGLPLRKADHQQYLDWAVRSFRVSSSNVDDDTQIHTHMCYSEFNDIIEDIAAMDADVITIETSRSQMELLDAFAADFKYPNDIGPGVYDIHSPRVPSTEEMVELLRKAKAVVPAEQLWVNPDCGLKTRAWPETKAALEAMVEAAKILRAE; encoded by the coding sequence ATGTTACTAACGAACAACTTAGGTTACCCACGTGTAGGTGCCTTCCGCGAGTTGAAAAAAGCCAATGAAGCATATTGGGCTAAAAAAATCAGCGCGCAAGAATTATTGCAGGCTGGTCAAAAAATCCGTGAGGGCAACTGGAAAACTCAAAAAGATGCTGGCATCGATTTGATTCCATCAAATGACTTTTCGTTTTATGACCAAGTTTTAGACTTGACATTAACTTTAGGTGCTATTCCTGCACAATATCAATCTCTTTTGAACAATGAAGATAAAGGATACAATTTAGACCTTTACTTTGCAATGGCTCGTGGTTTCCAACAAGATGGTGTGGATGTAACAGCTATGGAGATGACAAAATGGTTTGATACAAACTACCATTATATTGTTCCTGAATTTGTAAAAAATCAAGAATTTAAATTGACTTCAGAAAAATTCTTAAATGAATATAATGAAGCTAAATCTTTGGGTATAGAAACTAAACCTGTTTTAATCGGCCCAATCACTTACTTATTGTTAGGTAAAGAAAAAGAAACGGGTTTCAACCGTATCGATTTGATCGACAAATTGGTTCCTGTATATGAAGAAATCTTAGGTAAATTGGCTGCTGCTGGTGCAAAATATGTACAGATTGACGAGCCTTTCTTAGCTTTAGATATTGATGCTGCAACACGTGCTTTATACACAAGTGTATTCACAAAATTAGCTGCAGCAGCGAAAGACATCAAAATTATTATAACAACTTATTTCGAGGCTTTACGTGACAACGAAGAGACTGCATTAAACTTACCTGTTTATGCACTTCATGTTGACTTAGTAAGAGGTGAAAACCAACTTGATACGATATTAGCTAAAGTTCCAGCTTCATTAACGCTTTCATTAGGTGTTGTTGAAGGTCGTAACATTTGGAAAAATGATTACGTAAAATCTTTAGGACAAATCAAAAAAGCAGTTGATGCTTTGGGTAAAGACCGTGTTTTAGTAGGACCTTCTAGTTCTTTATTACATGTTCCTTTTGACTTAGATAATGAGGATAACGAAGAATCATTACCTAAAGAAGTTAAAAACTGGTTGGCATTCGCGAAACAAAAATTAGCGGAAGTAAAAGATTTAGCAGTCTTAGCGGAAGGTGAAGTAGATGCAAAAACTGCTGAACGTTTTGAAGCAAATAAAGCTGCTGCTGAAGATCGCCGTACTTCTTCTTTAATTCACAAACCAGAAGTGAAAGAGCGTACTGCTAATATCACAGATGATGATGCAAAACGTACTTCTACATTCTTAGCTCGTAAAGAAGCACAACAAGCGAAATTTAACCTTCCTGCATTCCCAACAACAACAATTGGTTCTTTCCCGCAAACAAAAGATGTTCGTAAATGGAGAGCTGACTTGAAAAAAGGTGCGATCTCCCAAGAACAATACGATAAAGAAATCGCTGAAGAAACAGAAAGAACAATCCGTCTTCAAGAGCAATTGGATATCGATGTATTGGTTCATGGCGAATTCGAACGTAATGACATGGTTGAATACTTTGGTGAGCAATTAGCAGGTTATGCCTTCACTAAAAATGGTTGGGTACAATCATATGGTTCTCGTTGTGTGAAACCTCCAGTTATTTATGGTGATGTTTACCGTCCTGCTGATATGACTGTTCGTTGGTCTTCATATGCACAAACATTAACGAACCGTCCAGTAAAAGGGATGTTAACGGGTCCAGTAACTATCTTACAGTGGTCATTCGTACGTAACGATCAACCTCGTTCTACAACAACATACCAAATTGCATTAGCGATTTTAGATGAAGTACAAGCTTTAGAAAAAGCAGGTATCAAAATTATCCAAATCGATGAGCCTGCAATCCGTGAAGGTCTTCCATTGCGTAAAGCAGATCATCAACAATATTTAGATTGGGCTGTACGTTCATTCCGTGTTTCTTCTTCAAATGTAGATGATGATACGCAGATCCATACGCACATGTGTTACTCTGAATTCAATGATATCATCGAAGATATCGCTGCAATGGATGCTGACGTCATCACAATCGAAACTTCTCGTTCTCAAATGGAGTTATTAGATGCATTTGCTGCTGACTTTAAATATCCAAACGATATCGGACCAGGTGTATATGACATCCACTCTCCTCGTGTACCGAGTACAGAAGAAATGGTTGAATTATTGCGCAAAGCAAAAGCTGTAGTTCCAGCAGAACAACTTTGGGTTAACCCTGATTGTGGTTTGAAAACACGTGCTTGGCCTGAAACTAAAGCTGCTTTAGAAGCTATGGTAGAAGCTGCCAAAATCTTAAGAGCTGAATAA
- a CDS encoding DUF4833 domain-containing protein, whose amino-acid sequence MKRFITFVSLLIIYCNTSFSQTGYPTPPKKANMLFYIQHSEGHNTYVYEANVAAKSKLNTEEPVHIYRILYDKNGEIKPLTKIQEKFAYGIQSESVGNNAFEIALVAYKDQKLYLRMNKAGKPFVETTLNGHKFNLQRIFIKQKDGTSGLSTQVDYLVFYGTDQKGNKVQEKLIP is encoded by the coding sequence ATGAAGAGATTCATCACGTTTGTTAGTTTACTAATCATTTATTGTAATACATCTTTCTCCCAAACTGGATACCCAACTCCTCCTAAAAAAGCGAATATGCTTTTTTATATCCAACATAGCGAAGGGCATAATACCTATGTCTATGAGGCTAATGTAGCGGCGAAATCCAAATTAAATACCGAGGAACCTGTGCATATCTACCGCATTTTATATGATAAAAATGGAGAAATAAAACCCTTAACTAAAATTCAAGAGAAATTTGCCTACGGTATCCAATCAGAAAGTGTGGGAAATAACGCGTTTGAAATCGCTCTAGTTGCATACAAAGATCAAAAGCTTTACCTGCGCATGAATAAAGCGGGTAAACCCTTTGTGGAAACGACTCTTAACGGCCATAAATTTAATCTACAACGAATTTTCATCAAACAAAAAGACGGGACGTCTGGGTTAAGTACACAAGTTGATTACCTGGTCTTTTATGGTACCGATCAAAAAGGCAATAAGGTTCAGGAGAAATTGATTCCTTAA
- a CDS encoding single-stranded DNA-binding protein: MSTLRNKVQLIGHLGADPIVKMSTNGIKVSTLRLATKDLFKNKAGEWVDETQWHTLVIWGNLNNMVEKFCRKGLQVLVEGKLTYREYEDGHGQKKNSTEIKVDNIIVMSKNTDNKKSVISTHEEVIEDLPF; this comes from the coding sequence ATGAGTACATTAAGAAACAAAGTACAGTTGATTGGTCATCTAGGAGCCGATCCGATTGTGAAGATGAGTACAAATGGTATCAAAGTATCAACATTGCGACTCGCAACCAAAGATCTATTTAAAAACAAGGCTGGGGAGTGGGTAGATGAAACTCAATGGCATACGCTTGTGATCTGGGGTAATCTCAATAATATGGTAGAGAAATTCTGTAGAAAGGGATTACAGGTTTTAGTCGAAGGAAAACTCACCTACCGTGAATACGAAGATGGGCATGGGCAGAAAAAAAATTCCACAGAAATTAAGGTTGACAATATTATTGTTATGAGTAAAAATACGGATAATAAAAAATCTGTAATTTCTACTCATGAAGAGGTGATAGAAGATCTGCCCTTTTAG
- a CDS encoding DUF4177 domain-containing protein codes for MMQKFEYKTIKIEPTGFWGTKIDQDRIDEVLNELGSQGWELVSVQDLEIGGSSWAFHYTFKREI; via the coding sequence ATGATGCAAAAATTTGAGTATAAAACGATCAAAATTGAACCGACAGGTTTTTGGGGAACAAAAATAGATCAAGATCGAATTGATGAAGTGCTTAATGAACTTGGGAGTCAAGGTTGGGAGCTGGTGTCAGTGCAGGATTTAGAAATAGGTGGAAGTTCTTGGGCATTCCATTATACTTTCAAAAGGGAAATTTAG
- a CDS encoding TPM domain-containing protein: protein MYKVLKIVIYTVFTFILVFGNSVSFAQYKVEDIPSPKLKGQPYFVSNPDHILSESATNELDAISWQIDSITKCEFAIVIVNDYVGDSDFDFALQLFNTWGIGKKESNNGLLLFIAKDRHEYRFISGYGMESILPDAYLKRIGEKFLVPNFREEDYDRGVLESSQFIQKILKAPDAQAELDRLMPETMSFWNLKNPHLRNSLLVLFAFIFFYVWLEVVTNMTKGKITKKSQYFPPLVSGFGCMGLLMFITIFIFAFVFQNVKEVYQVKNLPYFILVFGVITLGMKYNASITAVTNSYKDEENIQNATRKFLMWSFVPLLLSPLAWIDFGKSSRRLKRQAGRLIPPDDSGNWLRMNRDDTTTKINAFLDRGQLMEEKINSRDYEIWINNKTNETKLIPWDQDNKITECPKCHYKTFETDLRKTITKASYSAGGLEEKYDLCQYCDYTISHGTHSTPRLVRSSSSSGGSGGSSGGSGGGSFGGGSSGGGGAGGRW from the coding sequence ATGTATAAAGTGTTAAAAATAGTCATCTACACGGTTTTTACTTTTATTTTAGTATTTGGAAATTCGGTTTCTTTTGCTCAATATAAGGTCGAAGATATTCCTAGTCCCAAATTAAAAGGTCAGCCTTATTTTGTCTCAAACCCAGATCATATTCTTTCTGAAAGTGCAACGAATGAGCTTGATGCGATATCTTGGCAGATTGATTCGATCACGAAATGTGAATTTGCTATCGTTATTGTCAATGATTATGTAGGAGATAGCGATTTTGATTTTGCATTGCAATTATTCAATACTTGGGGGATTGGTAAGAAGGAAAGTAATAATGGCTTGCTTCTTTTTATTGCTAAAGATAGACATGAATATCGATTTATATCGGGCTATGGTATGGAAAGTATATTACCCGATGCCTATCTAAAGCGTATTGGTGAAAAGTTTTTAGTACCTAATTTTCGAGAAGAAGATTATGATCGTGGAGTTTTGGAGTCGTCTCAATTTATTCAAAAGATCTTAAAAGCACCAGATGCACAAGCAGAACTAGATCGATTGATGCCAGAGACTATGTCTTTTTGGAATTTAAAAAATCCCCATTTGAGGAACTCTTTACTGGTGCTTTTTGCTTTTATATTCTTTTACGTTTGGCTTGAGGTGGTGACCAACATGACAAAAGGGAAGATAACGAAAAAGAGTCAGTATTTTCCACCCTTAGTGAGTGGTTTCGGTTGCATGGGCTTACTGATGTTTATCACTATTTTTATTTTCGCATTTGTTTTCCAAAATGTTAAGGAGGTCTATCAGGTTAAAAACTTACCGTATTTTATTCTCGTTTTCGGAGTGATTACTTTGGGAATGAAATATAATGCGAGTATTACTGCTGTCACGAACTCCTATAAAGATGAAGAAAATATCCAAAACGCAACGCGGAAATTTTTAATGTGGAGTTTTGTTCCATTGTTATTAAGTCCATTGGCATGGATAGATTTCGGGAAGTCAAGTAGACGTCTAAAGCGACAAGCAGGACGGTTAATACCGCCTGATGATTCGGGGAATTGGCTGAGAATGAATCGGGATGATACGACAACAAAAATAAATGCCTTTTTGGATCGAGGACAATTGATGGAGGAAAAAATCAATAGTCGTGATTATGAAATCTGGATAAATAATAAAACAAATGAAACAAAATTAATTCCTTGGGATCAAGATAACAAGATTACAGAATGTCCTAAATGTCATTATAAAACATTTGAAACAGATCTTCGTAAAACAATTACAAAAGCAAGCTATAGTGCTGGAGGATTGGAGGAAAAATATGACCTGTGTCAATACTGTGATTATACGATATCTCATGGTACACATAGCACCCCGCGATTGGTTCGATCATCCTCAAGTTCTGGTGGATCTGGAGGGTCGTCCGGTGGATCCGGTGGAGGAAGTTTTGGAGGCGGATCTTCTGGAGGTGGAGGAGCAGGAGGACGTTGGTAA